From the Salvelinus alpinus chromosome 32, SLU_Salpinus.1, whole genome shotgun sequence genome, one window contains:
- the LOC139562278 gene encoding dual specificity protein phosphatase 13A isoform X1 yields the protein MSKGEQQDLVAIKELESILESCKLDLTPLDEVWPNLYIGNVAIAQNRGALKKLGITHILNAAHFKQGSIGDQDYYGNTCVYCGFPTEDSSHFDLSQYFKPAADFIHKALKTKDGKVLVHCIMGISRSATLVLAFLMMHCRLPLRTALKHVTQRRAIYPNRHFLSLLLTLDTQLTRKRRLCPLL from the exons ATGTCAAAGGGAGAGCAGCAAGACCTGGTGGCTATTAAAGAACTAGAGTCAATCCTGGAGTCCTGCAAGCTTGATCTGACACCACTAGATGAGGTCTGGCCTAATCTCTACATCGGAAACGT GGCCATAGCTCAGAACAGGGGTGCATTAAAGAAGCTTGGTATCACACACATCCTGAATGCAGCTCACTTTAAGCAGGGCAGCATCGGTGACCAGGATTACTATGGAAACACTTGTGTGTACTGTGGCTTCCCTACAGAAGACTCATCCCATTTTGACCTGAGCCAGTACTTTAAACCTGCAGCTGACTTCATACATAAGGCCCTGAAGACTAAAGATG gGAAGGTGTTGGTGCATTGCATCATGGGTATAAGTCGTTCCGCCACGCTGGTGCTGGCGTTCCTGATGATGCACTGTCGTCTGCCGCTTCGCACCGCGCTCAAACATGTGACCCAGCGACGCGCCATCTACCCCAACAGACACTTCCTGTCACTACTGCTCACCCTCGACACACAGCTCACACGCAAGAGGAGACTATGTCCTCTTCTCTGA
- the LOC139562278 gene encoding dual specificity protein phosphatase 13A isoform X2, which yields MRSGLISTSETSQNRGALKKLGITHILNAAHFKQGSIGDQDYYGNTCVYCGFPTEDSSHFDLSQYFKPAADFIHKALKTKDGKVLVHCIMGISRSATLVLAFLMMHCRLPLRTALKHVTQRRAIYPNRHFLSLLLTLDTQLTRKRRLCPLL from the exons ATGAGGTCTGGCCTAATCTCTACATCGGAAACGT CTCAGAACAGGGGTGCATTAAAGAAGCTTGGTATCACACACATCCTGAATGCAGCTCACTTTAAGCAGGGCAGCATCGGTGACCAGGATTACTATGGAAACACTTGTGTGTACTGTGGCTTCCCTACAGAAGACTCATCCCATTTTGACCTGAGCCAGTACTTTAAACCTGCAGCTGACTTCATACATAAGGCCCTGAAGACTAAAGATG gGAAGGTGTTGGTGCATTGCATCATGGGTATAAGTCGTTCCGCCACGCTGGTGCTGGCGTTCCTGATGATGCACTGTCGTCTGCCGCTTCGCACCGCGCTCAAACATGTGACCCAGCGACGCGCCATCTACCCCAACAGACACTTCCTGTCACTACTGCTCACCCTCGACACACAGCTCACACGCAAGAGGAGACTATGTCCTCTTCTCTGA
- the LOC139562628 gene encoding uncharacterized protein, with product MAERGHPVSALYPPGGSVSPDSALCTDPLLPLSKSSTDGLTGPLRQEELRKGSSEHTAPCSQRTGRQGPSQAVQHNIQPHTSDRVDPRNAVRPHTAHHHEEGVTNHGHEALSAFGESQAPHPLSSSQRDLGGQDLSSLPVQRSHSDTLHMLREVPAPPPHSENSCPSCPGRDYLSQDASSKAFSTLACKQPLQLQHCNTTTTNPTAWRRGNGGGGRPTQQPQAGCVRVGAPSPSNTAAKVGGEAQRLQSCEEAICYCTFVHPHGTLKDTFAAYCHPQPITTPAQLLPHLPGTEAEFRDQRVLPPHLAPTLLSLPRLMSSVSETGLDAKHLLQCCNLNCNLNCSWANTLPPSGALQQDIQKYSCMSSNNRATRDTGTMMSPRELRDVGVQTGQVHETCPAHVFPQVCLVEENGNENGNGNKNETDTSQKPPVKEVKWDAEGMTWEVYGASVDPAELGLAIQKHLELQIKETAGRAAKLSRQDPATSRKSSGGAIGWRKRSGVLGYIRTPACCARSSTAVD from the coding sequence ATGGCAGAACGTGGGCATCCCGTGTCAGCACTATACCCACCAGGGGGCAGTGTTTCCCCTGACTCTGCCCTCTGCACCGACCCCCTCCTACCTCTCTCTAAGAGCTCCACAGATGGGCTGACAGGTCCTCTGAGGCAGGAGGAACTCAGGAAGGGCTCCAGTGAGCATACGGCTCCATGCTCCCAAAGAACAGGCAGACAGGGGCCTTCTCAGGCCGTCCAGCACAACATCCAACCGCACACATCTGACCGCGTGGACCCCAGGAATGCTGTCCGCCCTCACACAGCCCATCACCACGAGGAGGGCGTCACCAATCATGGTCACGAAGCCTTATCAGCCTTCGGAGAGAGCCAGGCGCCCCACCCCTTATCATCATCACAGAGAGACCTGGGAGGACAGGATCTATCCAGTCTGCCTGTCCAGAGGAGTCACTCAGATACGCTCCACATGCTCAGGGAGGTCCCTGCCCCTCCACCTCACAGTGAAAACAGCTGCCCTTCGTGCCCAGGGAGAGACTACCTTTCCCAGGATGCCTCTAGTAAGGCTTTCTCCACCTTAGCCTGCAAGCAGCCCTTGCAGCTCCAGCACTGCAATACAACCACAACCAACCCCACTGCCTGGAGACGGGGAAACGGAGGGGGAGGCAGACCCACACAGCAGCCTCAGGCCGGGTGTGTCAGGGTCGGTGCCCCTAGCCCCTCTAACACAGCCGCTAAGGTCGGCGGTGAGGCCCAACGCCTACAATCATGTGAGGAGGCCATCTGCTACTGCACTTTCGTCCACCCCCACGGGACGTTGAAGGACACTTTTGCGGCATACTGCCACCCCCAACCCATCACCACCCCTGCCCAGCTGCTGCCACACCTTCCGGGCACAGAAGCTGAGTTCAGGGACCAGAGGGTGCTCCCGCCTCACCTGGCgcctaccctcctctccctccctcgcctCATGTCCTCCGTCAGCGAGACAGGGCTGGATGCCAAGCACCTGCTGCAATGCTGCAACCTCAATTGCAACCTCAACTGCTCCTGGGCCAACActctgccccctagtggagcccTGCAGCAGGACATTCAGAAATATAGCTGTATGAGCAGCAACAATAGAGCCACCAGGGACACAGGGACCATGATGTCCCCCAGGGAGCTCAGGGACGTGGGGGTGCAGACGGGCCAGGTCCACGAGACGTGTCCGGCCCACGTGTTCCCCCAGGTCTGCCTGGTGGAGGAGAATGGGAATGAGAACGGGAACGGGAACAAGAACGAGACGGACACGTCCCAGAAGCCCCCAGTGAAGGAGGTGAAGTGGGATGCGGAAGGGATGACATGGGAGGTGTACGGGGCTTCTGTGGATCCTGCGGAGCTGGGCCTGGCCATCCAAAAGCACCTGGAGCTGCAGATCAAGGAGACTGCTGGCCGCGCTGCCAAGCTGTCCCGCCAGGATCCAGCTACATCCAGGAAGAGCAGCGGTGGTGCCATTGGCTGGAGGAAGAGGAGCGGGGTGTTGGGCTATATCAGAACCCCAGCCTGCTGCGCACGCTCCAGCACGGCCGTGGACTGA